One genomic window of bacterium includes the following:
- a CDS encoding AI-2E family transporter: MTAAGVIVVAGLRAAGAVLIPFMFAIFLALIGFPIVEWLCRKGVRLSLAVLVTVLLECAALSILGYLISSTFNEFARAAPAYLNGLVEKTRALLTTLQERGIDLSTWISPDRLDAGAIMDLAGGIVRGTVKGVASFVSYVLLVFVILITAMFEVVALPEKLKRTRYGKLVSRNVKGVMADIQRYLGVKTLVSFATGVLVGLGVWIVDLPVPLFWAVLAFLLNYIPAIGSIIAAVPAVLVALVQQGWGTALVVAILFLAINFLLGNLIEPVLMGRQFGLSTLVVFMAMVFWGWIWGPIGMILSVPLTMIIKIVLEQSEELRWLAVLMGPAAPMAAAAAARHADKA; the protein is encoded by the coding sequence TTGACGGCGGCAGGCGTCATCGTCGTCGCCGGTCTCCGGGCGGCGGGCGCCGTTTTGATTCCTTTCATGTTCGCGATTTTCCTGGCCTTGATCGGGTTTCCCATTGTCGAGTGGCTCTGTCGAAAAGGCGTGCGTCTGTCGCTTGCGGTTCTGGTGACGGTGCTGCTCGAATGCGCCGCTCTTTCGATCCTCGGCTACTTGATCTCGAGTACCTTTAACGAGTTCGCGCGGGCCGCCCCGGCCTATTTGAACGGCCTGGTCGAGAAGACCCGGGCCCTTCTCACGACTCTCCAGGAGCGGGGAATCGACCTCTCGACATGGATCTCGCCGGATCGACTGGACGCAGGGGCGATCATGGACCTCGCCGGTGGAATCGTGCGCGGCACGGTCAAGGGTGTCGCGTCTTTCGTTTCCTATGTGCTGCTGGTCTTCGTGATCCTGATCACCGCGATGTTCGAGGTGGTCGCGCTGCCCGAGAAGCTCAAGCGCACCCGGTACGGCAAGCTCGTGTCGCGGAACGTCAAAGGCGTCATGGCGGATATTCAGCGGTATCTGGGCGTCAAGACCCTGGTCAGTTTCGCGACCGGGGTCCTGGTCGGGCTCGGCGTCTGGATTGTGGACCTGCCGGTTCCTCTGTTCTGGGCCGTCCTCGCCTTTCTGCTCAACTACATCCCCGCCATCGGCTCGATCATCGCGGCGGTGCCGGCGGTCCTGGTAGCCCTCGTGCAGCAGGGCTGGGGCACCGCCCTGGTCGTGGCGATCCTCTTTCTGGCGATCAATTTCCTGCTCGGCAATCTGATCGAGCCGGTACTCATGGGGCGCCAGTTCGGCCTGTCGACGTTGGTCGTCTTCATGGCCATGGTCTTTTGGGGATGGATTTGGGGGCCCATCGGGATGATCCTGTCGGTTCCGTTGACCATGATCATCAAGATCGTCCTCGAGCAATCCGAGGAGCTACGCTGGCTTGCCGTCCTGATGGGACCGGCGGCACCCATGGCGGCGGCCGCCGCAGCGCGCCACGCCGATAAGGCCTGA